A genomic stretch from Mycobacterium cookii includes:
- the rplP gene encoding 50S ribosomal protein L16, giving the protein MLIPRRVKHRKQHHPRQRGIASGGTSVSFGDYGIQALEHAYVTNRQIESARIAINRHIKRGGKVWINIFPDRPLTKKPAETRMGSGKGSPEWWIANVKPGRILFELSYPNEQTAREALTRAIHKLPIKARIVTREDQF; this is encoded by the coding sequence ATGTTGATTCCCCGCAGGGTCAAGCACCGCAAGCAGCATCACCCGCGCCAACGCGGGATCGCCAGCGGTGGAACGTCGGTGAGCTTCGGCGACTACGGCATCCAGGCGCTGGAGCACGCCTACGTCACCAACCGGCAGATCGAGTCCGCGCGTATCGCCATCAACCGGCACATCAAGCGTGGCGGCAAGGTGTGGATCAACATCTTCCCCGACCGTCCGCTGACCAAGAAGCCCGCCGAAACCCGGATGGGTTCCGGTAAGGGTTCGCCGGAGTGGTGGATCGCCAACGTGAAGCCGGGCCGCATTCTGTTCGAGCTCAGCTACCCCAACGAGCAGACCGCCCGGGAAGCACTGACCCGTGCGATCCACAAGCTGCCGATCAAGGCACGCATTGTTACCCGAGAGGACCAGTTCTGA
- the rpmC gene encoding 50S ribosomal protein L29: MAVGTSPGELRELNDEELIEKLRESKEELFNLRFQMATGQLNNNRRLRTVRQEIARIYTVLRERELGLASGPNGEDS; the protein is encoded by the coding sequence ATGGCAGTGGGAACGTCGCCTGGCGAACTGCGCGAGCTCAACGACGAAGAGTTGATCGAGAAGCTGCGCGAATCCAAGGAAGAGCTGTTCAACTTGCGCTTCCAGATGGCTACCGGCCAGCTCAACAACAACCGTCGGCTCCGCACGGTGCGGCAGGAAATCGCACGGATCTACACCGTGCTCCGTGAACGCGAACTAGGCCTGGCATCCGGGCCCAACGGTGAGGATTCCTAA
- the rpsQ gene encoding 30S ribosomal protein S17, whose translation MAEAKKAAPAKAAKAAPKAAAKDGNAKGPKHTPATPKPRGRRKTRIGYVVSDKMQKTIVVELEDRMRHPLYGKIIRTTKKVKAHDEHGDAGIGDRVSLMETRPLSATKRWRLVEILERAK comes from the coding sequence ATGGCAGAGGCGAAGAAGGCAGCCCCAGCAAAAGCGGCCAAGGCCGCTCCCAAAGCTGCGGCCAAAGACGGTAACGCCAAGGGGCCCAAGCACACTCCGGCCACGCCGAAGCCGCGCGGTCGGCGTAAGACCCGCATCGGCTACGTGGTCAGTGACAAGATGCAGAAGACCATCGTGGTCGAGCTGGAAGACCGCATGCGCCACCCGCTGTACGGCAAGATCATCCGGACCACCAAGAAGGTCAAGGCGCATGACGAGCACGGCGACGCCGGCATCGGCGACCGGGTGTCGTTGATGGAGACTCGACCGCTGTCGGCAACCAAGCGCTGGCGGCTCGTCGAGATCCTGGAAAGGGCCAAGTAG
- a CDS encoding bile acid:sodium symporter family protein, translating into MDNRFLPLVVGAVMLALGLTLTVADFRRAATVRRPLIVALICQSLILPTLCLLIAEALHLTPNLAVGLMLMAATPGGMLANIVSHLANGDLALNLTLTAINAVLSIFAIPAILAFSLTWFLGEGRFIPLQFDKFFAVFAMVLIPVAIGVAIRHRFPNFAGRLQKFVRIAAAVLLVVAVVAGIASGQSTLWKNFGVLSAAVACFCAISLTVGYLVSRRMRLGPRQAIAVSLEIGLHNAVVAVGIALSPQLLNNAEMAMPAAVYGIIGPLIALAFIVAVRRLDPAYRELATAPAG; encoded by the coding sequence ATGGACAACCGGTTCTTGCCGCTGGTCGTCGGGGCGGTCATGCTCGCGCTCGGGCTGACGCTCACCGTCGCCGACTTCCGCCGGGCCGCCACGGTACGACGCCCACTGATAGTCGCCCTGATCTGTCAGTCGCTGATCTTGCCCACGCTGTGCCTGCTGATCGCCGAGGCACTACACCTCACGCCCAACCTGGCGGTCGGACTGATGCTGATGGCCGCAACTCCGGGCGGGATGCTGGCGAACATCGTCAGTCACCTCGCCAACGGCGACCTGGCGCTCAATCTCACGCTCACCGCGATCAACGCGGTGCTGTCGATCTTCGCCATACCCGCCATACTGGCGTTCTCGCTGACCTGGTTTCTCGGCGAAGGACGTTTCATCCCACTGCAATTCGACAAGTTCTTCGCGGTGTTCGCGATGGTGCTCATCCCCGTCGCGATCGGCGTCGCGATCCGTCACCGCTTCCCGAATTTCGCCGGGCGACTGCAGAAGTTCGTTCGAATCGCCGCGGCGGTGCTACTGGTGGTCGCCGTCGTCGCGGGGATCGCCAGCGGCCAGTCGACGCTGTGGAAGAACTTCGGCGTGCTCAGCGCGGCCGTCGCATGCTTCTGCGCGATCAGCCTGACCGTCGGCTATCTGGTGTCGCGCAGGATGCGGCTGGGCCCGCGCCAAGCGATAGCGGTCAGCCTGGAGATCGGGTTGCACAACGCCGTGGTGGCGGTCGGCATCGCACTGAGTCCGCAACTGCTGAACAATGCCGAAATGGCAATGCCCGCAGCCGTTTACGGGATTATCGGGCCGCTCATCGCGTTGGCGTTCATCGTCGCGGTGCGCCGACTGGATCCGGCCTACCGCGAACTCGCTACCGCGCCGGCCGGCTGA
- a CDS encoding arylsulfatase, whose translation MATEFSGKIELDIRDSEPDWGPYAAPTAPEGAPNVLYLVWDDTGIATWDCFGGLVEMPAMSRIAERGVRLSQFHTTALCSPTRASLLSGRNATTVGMAMIEEFTEGFPNACGRIPFETALLPEVLAEQGYNTYCIGKWHLTPLEESNLAATKRHWPTSRGFERFYGFLGGETDQWYPDLVYDNHPVSPPGTPEDGYHLSKDLADKTIEFIRDAKVIAPDKPWFSYVCPGAGHAPHHVFKEWADRYAGKFDMGYERYREVVLERQKAMGIVPPDTELSPVNPYLDVTGPDGQPWPLQDTVRPWDSLNDDEKRLFSRMTEVFAGFQTYTDAQIGRILDYLEESGQLDDTIIVVISDNGASGEGGPNGSVNEGKFFNGYIDTVEESMKLFDHLGGPETYNHYPIGWAMAFNTPYKLFKRYASHEGGIADTAIISWPNGIAAHGEVRDNYVNVSDITPTVYELLNIEPPATVRGIPQKPLDGVSFKAALDDPSADTGKQIQFYTMLGTRGIWHNGWFANAVHAATPSGWGHFDADRWELFHIEADRSQCHDLAAEHPDKLEELKALWFAEAGKYNGLPLSDLNIMETLMRSRPMLTGNRTSFTYYPDCADVGSGAGAEIQGRSFAVLADVTVDTTGAEGVLFKQGGAHGGHVLFVQDGRLHYVYNFLGERQQVVSSSAAIPLGRHVFGVRYARTGTVENSHTPLGDVTLFIDDDTVGTLTDVQSHPGTFGLAAAGITVGRNGGSAVSSRYKAPFRFTGGTIAQVTIDLSGRPYEDVEKELALAFSRD comes from the coding sequence ATGGCTACCGAGTTCAGCGGCAAGATCGAACTGGACATCCGTGATTCGGAACCGGATTGGGGGCCATACGCGGCGCCGACCGCACCGGAGGGCGCGCCCAATGTGCTGTATCTGGTGTGGGACGACACCGGCATCGCCACCTGGGACTGCTTCGGAGGACTGGTCGAGATGCCGGCGATGTCGCGCATCGCCGAGCGGGGAGTCCGGCTGTCGCAGTTCCACACCACCGCCCTGTGTTCACCGACCAGGGCCTCGCTGCTGTCCGGTCGCAATGCCACCACGGTCGGTATGGCCATGATCGAAGAGTTCACCGAAGGTTTCCCCAACGCGTGCGGTCGTATCCCGTTCGAAACCGCTTTGCTGCCAGAGGTGTTGGCTGAACAGGGCTACAACACCTACTGCATCGGCAAATGGCACCTGACCCCGCTGGAAGAGTCGAACCTGGCCGCGACGAAGCGGCACTGGCCGACGTCGCGTGGGTTCGAGCGGTTTTACGGGTTCCTGGGCGGCGAGACCGACCAGTGGTATCCGGATCTGGTGTACGACAACCACCCGGTGAGCCCGCCGGGTACGCCCGAGGATGGCTACCACCTGTCGAAAGATCTCGCGGACAAGACAATTGAATTCATTCGCGATGCCAAAGTGATCGCACCGGACAAACCGTGGTTCAGCTACGTCTGCCCCGGCGCCGGCCACGCCCCTCACCACGTCTTCAAGGAGTGGGCAGACCGCTACGCCGGCAAATTCGACATGGGCTACGAGCGCTATCGGGAGGTCGTGCTGGAGCGGCAGAAGGCGATGGGCATCGTGCCGCCTGACACCGAACTGTCACCGGTCAACCCCTACCTCGATGTCACCGGACCCGACGGTCAGCCGTGGCCGCTGCAGGACACCGTGCGGCCGTGGGATTCGCTGAACGACGACGAGAAGCGACTGTTCAGCCGGATGACAGAAGTGTTCGCCGGCTTCCAGACCTACACCGACGCCCAGATCGGCCGGATTCTCGACTATCTCGAGGAATCCGGCCAACTGGACGACACCATCATCGTGGTGATCTCCGACAACGGCGCCAGCGGTGAGGGCGGGCCGAACGGATCGGTGAATGAAGGCAAGTTCTTCAACGGCTACATCGACACCGTCGAAGAGAGCATGAAACTCTTCGACCACCTCGGCGGGCCCGAGACCTACAACCATTACCCGATCGGGTGGGCGATGGCCTTCAACACGCCCTACAAGCTCTTCAAGCGGTACGCCTCTCACGAAGGTGGGATCGCTGACACCGCAATCATCTCGTGGCCCAACGGAATCGCGGCGCACGGAGAAGTCCGGGACAACTACGTCAACGTTTCCGACATCACCCCGACTGTCTATGAGCTGCTGAACATCGAGCCGCCGGCAACGGTCAGGGGTATTCCGCAGAAGCCGCTGGATGGTGTGAGTTTTAAAGCGGCCCTTGATGATCCGTCAGCCGACACCGGCAAGCAGATCCAGTTCTACACCATGCTGGGTACCCGCGGGATCTGGCACAACGGCTGGTTCGCCAACGCCGTCCACGCCGCGACGCCTTCGGGCTGGGGACATTTCGATGCCGATCGCTGGGAGCTCTTTCACATCGAAGCCGACCGCAGCCAGTGCCACGATCTGGCCGCCGAGCACCCCGACAAGCTGGAGGAACTCAAGGCACTGTGGTTCGCCGAGGCCGGCAAGTACAACGGCCTGCCGTTGTCCGACCTCAACATCATGGAGACGCTGATGCGCTCCCGGCCGATGCTGACCGGCAACAGGACCAGCTTCACGTACTATCCCGACTGCGCTGACGTCGGCAGCGGTGCGGGCGCCGAGATCCAGGGACGCTCTTTCGCGGTCCTGGCCGACGTCACCGTCGACACCACCGGTGCCGAGGGTGTGCTGTTCAAGCAGGGCGGTGCGCACGGCGGGCATGTGCTGTTTGTCCAGGACGGGCGGTTGCACTACGTGTACAACTTCCTCGGCGAGCGTCAGCAGGTGGTTTCGTCGTCGGCGGCAATACCGTTGGGAAGACACGTGTTCGGGGTGCGCTACGCTCGCACCGGCACCGTGGAGAACAGTCACACGCCACTGGGCGACGTCACGTTGTTCATCGACGACGATACGGTCGGTACGCTGACGGATGTGCAGTCGCACCCGGGGACCTTCGGGTTGGCCGCAGCCGGGATCACCGTCGGACGCAATGGCGGTTCGGCGGTGTCCAGCCGATACAAGGCGCCGTTCCGGTTCACCGGCGGCACCATCGCACAGGTGACCATCGACCTTTCCGGCCGTCCGTATGAAGACGTGGAAAAAGAATTGGCGCTGGCCTTTTCGCGTGACTGA
- a CDS encoding formylglycine-generating enzyme family protein: MPTELVELPSGSFRMGCTSFYPEEAPIHTVGVGAFAVERHPVTNAQFAEFVDATGYVTVAEQPIDPALYPGADAGELQPGAMVFRPTAGPVDLRDWRQWWVWVPGASWRHPFGPGSDVADRAHHPVVQVAYPDAAAYARWVGRRLPTEAEWEYAARAGAATTYAWGDDEKPGGRLMANTWQGSFPYRNDGALSWVGTSPVGAFPPNGFGLFDMIGNVWEWTTTEFSSHHLLDQPPKICCAPTGPADPTIMQTLKGGSHLCAPEYCHRYRPAARSPQSQDTATTHIGFRCVSDLPAGSADGVDRA; the protein is encoded by the coding sequence ATGCCCACCGAGCTGGTCGAACTGCCGTCCGGATCCTTCCGGATGGGATGCACGAGCTTCTACCCCGAAGAAGCACCGATCCACACGGTGGGCGTCGGCGCTTTCGCGGTCGAACGGCATCCGGTGACCAACGCGCAGTTCGCCGAGTTCGTCGACGCGACGGGGTACGTGACCGTCGCCGAACAGCCCATCGACCCCGCGTTGTATCCGGGCGCCGACGCGGGCGAGTTACAGCCGGGCGCAATGGTTTTCCGTCCGACAGCGGGTCCGGTCGATCTGCGCGACTGGCGGCAGTGGTGGGTGTGGGTGCCGGGTGCCAGCTGGCGGCATCCTTTCGGGCCGGGCAGCGACGTGGCCGATCGGGCGCATCATCCGGTCGTCCAGGTGGCTTATCCGGATGCCGCGGCGTACGCGCGCTGGGTCGGTCGGCGGCTGCCGACCGAAGCCGAATGGGAGTATGCAGCCCGCGCCGGTGCCGCGACCACATATGCCTGGGGCGACGACGAGAAGCCCGGCGGGAGGCTGATGGCCAACACCTGGCAGGGCAGCTTCCCGTACCGCAATGACGGCGCGCTCAGTTGGGTCGGCACCTCACCGGTGGGCGCCTTCCCGCCCAACGGATTCGGGCTCTTCGACATGATCGGCAACGTCTGGGAATGGACCACCACCGAATTCTCGTCCCATCACCTGTTGGACCAGCCGCCCAAAATCTGCTGTGCGCCAACGGGACCGGCCGACCCTACGATCATGCAGACGCTCAAAGGTGGTTCGCACCTGTGCGCTCCCGAATACTGCCACCGCTATCGGCCTGCGGCGCGGTCGCCGCAGTCGCAGGACACCGCCACAACACACATCGGGTTCCGGTGCGTGAGCGACCTGCCGGCCGGATCAGCTGATGGCGTCGACCGCGCTTGA
- the pstS gene encoding phosphate ABC transporter substrate-binding protein PstS produces MKHSRLAAAMSLLAAGAVVLSGCEVPHTSTAYASVVVDCAGKPAISASGSTAQANAMKRFVSAYGKSCPGHTLNYTANGSGAGITDFLAGKSDFAGSDTPLGDDQRDAATKRCGGAPAWNLPVVFGPLAVTYNLPVDFLVLDAQTIAGIFNGSITRWDDPAISALNASMPSEDIHVVYRSDKSGSTANFQAYLAAAAAGTWTQGTGKEFKGGVGTPAKGNDGTSAMVKNTEGAITYNELSFAMDEGLYAAEIKTPASRKSRRPVRIGTDSVGKTIAGAKFVGKGNDLVLDLSSFYNPTNDDVYPIVLATYEIVCSKYPDPAVGAAVKAALQATLGPGQIDLDKHGYIPLPPDLQARVSSAVDAIS; encoded by the coding sequence ATGAAGCACAGTCGTCTGGCCGCTGCGATGAGTTTGCTGGCAGCGGGTGCCGTAGTGCTATCGGGATGCGAGGTCCCACACACCAGCACGGCCTACGCCAGCGTGGTGGTGGACTGCGCCGGCAAGCCGGCAATATCGGCCAGCGGCTCGACCGCACAAGCCAACGCGATGAAGCGTTTCGTCAGCGCCTATGGCAAGTCCTGCCCCGGGCACACGCTCAACTACACCGCGAACGGCTCGGGTGCCGGAATCACTGACTTCCTGGCCGGCAAGAGCGATTTCGCCGGTTCGGACACCCCACTCGGCGACGACCAGCGGGACGCCGCAACGAAGCGATGCGGCGGCGCGCCCGCGTGGAACCTGCCGGTGGTGTTCGGCCCACTGGCCGTCACCTACAACCTGCCCGTCGACTTCCTGGTGCTCGACGCGCAGACGATCGCGGGCATCTTCAACGGCAGCATCACCCGCTGGGACGACCCGGCGATCAGCGCGCTGAACGCCTCCATGCCGTCAGAGGACATCCACGTCGTCTACCGCAGCGATAAATCCGGCAGCACCGCCAACTTCCAGGCCTACCTGGCGGCGGCCGCCGCTGGAACCTGGACCCAGGGCACCGGCAAGGAATTCAAGGGCGGCGTCGGCACCCCCGCCAAAGGTAACGACGGCACCTCGGCGATGGTGAAGAACACCGAGGGCGCGATCACTTACAACGAGTTGTCCTTCGCGATGGACGAGGGGCTCTACGCCGCCGAGATCAAAACCCCGGCAAGCCGCAAGTCGCGACGTCCGGTGCGCATCGGCACCGACTCCGTCGGCAAGACGATCGCCGGCGCCAAGTTCGTCGGCAAAGGCAACGACCTGGTGCTCGACCTCTCGTCGTTCTACAACCCCACCAACGACGACGTGTATCCGATCGTCCTGGCGACCTACGAGATCGTCTGCTCCAAGTACCCTGACCCAGCGGTTGGGGCGGCAGTCAAGGCGGCCCTACAGGCGACGCTCGGACCCGGCCAGATCGATCTGGACAAGCACGGTTACATCCCGTTGCCGCCGGACTTGCAGGCAAGGGTCTCAAGCGCGGTCGACGCCATCAGCTGA
- a CDS encoding DUF4436 domain-containing protein has translation MTTEAPPATPPAPPKETRSRRIPIVVIVLVAFVVAYALSLLGVHLLQKSEGPLPPLDLSEAAPDETVVQISLEELKATTNRLTVNVLVYPGESLYDKRFDELNTELAVRLYPPNDLGDLTYPKGKAPAQVSTTIKAHGNPGSWPFDSYKSEPLSADVFIGSGAERKRIPARVQVTGSMDGWDATVKRNTDNSETGNHNTSNVVVTLHRAKGPLIFDLGIILVLISLPTLALLVAIPMALGRRKFVPPFATWYAANLFAIVPLRNILPGAPPPGSLIDQALVQWVLLALATAMALYIFSWVRQGD, from the coding sequence ATGACAACCGAGGCCCCGCCGGCAACTCCGCCGGCACCGCCGAAAGAAACGCGATCGCGGCGGATCCCGATCGTCGTCATCGTCTTGGTGGCGTTCGTCGTGGCCTACGCCTTGTCACTGCTCGGAGTTCACCTGCTCCAGAAATCGGAGGGTCCACTTCCACCGCTGGACCTGAGCGAGGCCGCGCCTGACGAAACCGTCGTCCAGATCAGCCTGGAAGAGCTGAAAGCCACGACGAACCGCCTCACTGTGAACGTGTTGGTCTATCCGGGTGAGTCGTTGTACGACAAGCGTTTCGACGAGCTGAACACCGAACTGGCGGTGCGGTTGTACCCGCCGAATGACCTCGGCGACCTGACATATCCGAAGGGTAAGGCGCCCGCACAGGTCAGCACGACGATCAAGGCGCACGGCAATCCCGGCAGCTGGCCCTTCGACTCCTATAAGTCCGAGCCGCTGTCGGCCGACGTGTTCATCGGGTCGGGCGCCGAGCGTAAGCGGATACCGGCGCGCGTCCAGGTGACCGGATCGATGGACGGCTGGGATGCCACCGTCAAACGCAACACCGACAACAGCGAGACCGGCAACCACAACACCAGCAACGTCGTCGTTACCCTGCACCGGGCCAAGGGGCCGCTGATCTTCGACCTCGGCATCATTCTGGTCCTGATCAGCCTGCCGACCTTGGCTCTGCTGGTGGCCATTCCAATGGCGCTGGGCAGAAGAAAATTCGTGCCACCCTTCGCCACCTGGTACGCGGCGAACCTGTTCGCGATCGTTCCGCTGCGAAATATCCTGCCGGGCGCCCCGCCGCCCGGCTCGCTGATCGACCAGGCCCTGGTGCAGTGGGTCCTGCTCGCACTGGCGACCGCGATGGCGCTGTACATCTTTTCCTGGGTGCGGCAAGGGGACTAA
- the rplN gene encoding 50S ribosomal protein L14, whose protein sequence is MIQQESRLKVADNTGAKEILCIRVLGGSSRRYAGIGDVIVATVKDAIPGGNVKRGDVVKAVVVRTVKERRRPDGSYIKFDENAAVIIKPDNDPRGTRIFGPVGRELREKRFMKIVSLAPEVL, encoded by the coding sequence GTGATTCAGCAGGAATCGCGGCTGAAGGTGGCCGACAACACGGGCGCCAAGGAGATCTTGTGCATCCGCGTGCTCGGCGGCTCGTCGCGGCGCTACGCCGGCATCGGCGACGTCATCGTGGCGACGGTCAAGGACGCCATCCCCGGCGGCAACGTCAAGCGCGGCGACGTGGTCAAGGCCGTGGTGGTGCGCACCGTCAAGGAGCGCCGTCGCCCGGACGGCAGCTACATCAAGTTCGACGAGAACGCTGCCGTGATCATCAAGCCTGACAACGACCCGCGTGGAACCCGCATCTTCGGGCCGGTCGGCCGCGAACTGCGGGAGAAGCGCTTCATGAAGATCGTCTCGCTTGCTCCGGAGGTGTTGTAG
- the rplX gene encoding 50S ribosomal protein L24: MKVHKGDTVLVISGKDKGAKGKVIQAYPTRNKVLVEGVNRIKKHTAISRNERGAQSGGIVTQEAPIHVSNVMVVDADGNPTRVGYRLDEESGKRVRISKRNGKDIKAS; this comes from the coding sequence ATGAAGGTGCACAAGGGTGACACCGTCCTGGTCATCTCGGGCAAGGACAAAGGCGCCAAAGGCAAAGTGATCCAGGCCTACCCGACGCGCAACAAGGTGCTCGTCGAGGGTGTCAACCGGATCAAGAAGCACACCGCGATCTCCCGCAACGAGCGCGGCGCGCAGTCGGGTGGAATCGTCACGCAGGAAGCCCCCATTCACGTCTCCAACGTGATGGTGGTCGACGCAGACGGCAACCCCACTCGCGTCGGTTACCGCCTCGACGAGGAGTCCGGCAAGCGGGTCCGCATCTCCAAGCGCAATGGCAAGGACATCAAGGCATCATGA
- the rplE gene encoding 50S ribosomal protein L5 — translation MTTTEKVQPRLKARYRNEIRDALNQEFKYANVMQIPTVVKVVVNMGVGDAARDAKLINGAVNDLALITGQRPEIRKARKSIAQFKLREGMPIGARVTLRNDRMWEFLDRLTSIALPRIRDFRGLSPKQFDGSGNYTFGLNEQSVFHEIDVDKIDRPRGMDITVVTSATNDDEGRALLRGLGFPFKEN, via the coding sequence ATGACGACAACCGAGAAGGTTCAGCCTCGGCTGAAGGCGCGCTACCGCAACGAGATTCGTGACGCGCTCAATCAGGAATTCAAGTACGCCAACGTCATGCAGATCCCGACCGTGGTGAAGGTCGTGGTGAACATGGGCGTCGGCGACGCCGCTCGCGACGCCAAGCTGATCAACGGTGCGGTCAACGACCTGGCCCTGATCACCGGGCAACGGCCGGAGATTCGCAAGGCGCGCAAGTCAATTGCACAGTTCAAGCTTCGCGAGGGCATGCCGATCGGCGCGCGGGTGACCCTGCGCAATGACCGGATGTGGGAGTTCCTCGACCGGCTCACCTCGATCGCGCTGCCGCGTATCCGCGACTTCCGTGGGCTGTCGCCCAAGCAGTTCGACGGCTCCGGCAACTATACCTTCGGGCTGAACGAGCAATCGGTGTTCCACGAGATCGACGTGGACAAGATCGACCGGCCTCGTGGCATGGACATCACCGTCGTCACCTCGGCGACAAACGACGACGAAGGACGGGCGTTGTTGCGCGGCCTCGGCTTTCCGTTCAAGGAGAACTGA
- a CDS encoding type Z 30S ribosomal protein S14, translating to MAKKALKNKCARKPKFAVRAYTRCNKCGRPHAVYRKFGLCRICLREMAHAGELPGVQKSSW from the coding sequence ATGGCAAAGAAGGCACTGAAAAACAAGTGTGCGCGTAAGCCCAAGTTCGCGGTGCGCGCCTACACCCGCTGCAACAAGTGCGGCCGCCCGCACGCGGTTTACCGCAAGTTCGGGCTGTGCAGGATCTGCCTGCGTGAAATGGCGCATGCGGGCGAGCTGCCCGGCGTGCAGAAGAGCAGCTGGTAA
- the rpsH gene encoding 30S ribosomal protein S8: MTMTDPIADFLTRLRNANSAYHDEVTLPHSKLKANIAEILKREGYIIDYHTEDARVGKALKVQLKYGPSRERSIAGLRRVSKPGLRVYAKSTNLPRVLGGLGVAIISTSSGLLTDRQAARQGVGGEVLAYVW, from the coding sequence ATGACGATGACGGACCCGATCGCAGACTTCTTGACACGTCTGCGCAACGCCAATTCGGCGTACCACGATGAGGTGACGCTGCCGCATTCGAAGCTCAAGGCCAACATCGCCGAGATCCTCAAGCGGGAGGGGTACATCATCGACTACCACACCGAGGATGCGCGCGTCGGCAAGGCGCTCAAGGTTCAGCTCAAGTACGGGCCGAGCCGCGAGCGCAGCATCGCCGGCCTGCGCCGGGTGTCCAAGCCGGGGCTGCGGGTGTACGCCAAGTCCACCAACCTGCCGCGGGTACTCGGTGGCCTGGGCGTCGCGATCATCTCGACCTCCTCGGGTCTGCTCACCGACCGTCAGGCGGCCAGGCAGGGCGTGGGCGGCGAAGTCCTCGCGTACGTGTGGTGA
- the rplF gene encoding 50S ribosomal protein L6 — MSRIGKQPIPIPSGVEVSIDGQNVSVKGPKGVLDLKVAEPITVVRNDDGAIVVSRPDDERRNRSLHGLSRTLVSNLVTGVTQGYTIKMEIFGVGYRVQLKGSNLEFALGYSHPVVITAPDGVTFAVETPTKFSITGIDKQKVGQVAANIRRLRKSDPYKGKGVRYEGEQIRRKVGKTGK, encoded by the coding sequence ATGTCGCGTATTGGTAAGCAGCCGATCCCGATCCCGTCCGGGGTCGAGGTGTCCATCGATGGACAGAACGTTTCGGTCAAGGGGCCCAAGGGCGTCCTGGATCTGAAGGTCGCCGAGCCGATCACCGTGGTGCGCAACGACGATGGCGCCATCGTGGTCAGCCGTCCGGACGACGAGCGGCGCAATCGCTCGCTGCACGGGCTGTCGCGCACCCTGGTGTCCAACCTGGTGACCGGGGTGACGCAGGGATACACCATCAAGATGGAGATCTTCGGCGTCGGCTACCGCGTGCAGCTCAAGGGTTCCAACCTCGAGTTCGCGCTGGGTTACAGCCACCCCGTGGTGATCACGGCGCCGGACGGCGTCACCTTCGCGGTCGAGACGCCGACGAAGTTCTCGATCACCGGTATCGACAAGCAAAAGGTCGGCCAGGTCGCGGCGAACATCCGTCGGCTGCGCAAATCGGACCCGTACAAGGGCAAGGGTGTGCGCTACGAAGGTGAGCAGATCCGCCGCAAGGTCGGAAAGACAGGTAAGTAG
- the rplR gene encoding 50S ribosomal protein L18, with protein MAHSVSAVRRKGRLRRHARLRKKISGTTERPRLVVHRSSRHIHVQLVNDLTGTTLAAASSIEADVRGVDGDKKAHSVRVGQLIAERAKAAGVDTVVFDRGGYTYGGRIAALADAAREGGLKF; from the coding sequence CTGGCGCACAGCGTTTCCGCCGTCCGGCGAAAGGGTCGGCTGCGGCGGCACGCACGGCTGCGTAAGAAGATCTCGGGCACCACGGAGCGTCCGCGCTTGGTCGTGCACCGCTCGTCGCGGCACATCCACGTGCAGCTGGTCAACGACCTGACCGGCACCACCTTGGCCGCCGCCTCGTCGATCGAGGCGGATGTGCGCGGCGTGGACGGCGACAAGAAAGCCCACAGTGTGCGGGTCGGCCAGCTGATCGCTGAGCGGGCCAAGGCAGCCGGAGTCGACACCGTGGTCTTCGACCGCGGTGGCTACACCTACGGCGGGCGGATCGCGGCATTGGCCGACGCTGCTCGCGAGGGCGGATTGAAATTCTGA